The DNA region CGTCCTGGACGCCGTACGCGACCGGGACCCGGGCGCCGCCGAGGCAGCGATGCGTGCCCTGCTCGACCAGGCCGGCCGCGATCTGGACCGCGTCGGCGACTCCGACTCCGATTCCGTGGAAGGCTTCCGCTCCCAGTGAAGATCACCCGCATCGAGACCTTCCTGGTCCCGCCCCGCTGGCTGTTCTGCCGCGTCGAGACCGACGAGGGCGTGGTCGGCTGGGGAGAACCGGTCGTCGAAGGCCGCGCCGAAGTCGTCCGAGCCGCCGTCGACGTCCTCGCCGAATACCTCGTCGGCCAGGACCCGCTGCGCATCCAGGACCACTGGCAGGTGCTGACCAAGGGCGGCTTCTACCGGGGCGGCCCGGTCCTCTCCAGCGCCGTCGCCGGCCTCGACCAGGCCCTGTGGGACATCGCCGGGAAGGTGTACGGCGCTCCTGTGCACGCCCTGCTGGGCGGCCCGGTGCGTGACCGCGTCCGGGTCTATGCCTGGGTGGGCGGCGACGAACCCGCCGAACTGACCGAGCAGATAGCCGCCCAGGTCGAAGCGGGCTTCACCGCGGTGAAGATGAACGCCGCCGGAGCCACCTCACCGGTTCCCACCGCTGCCGAAACCGCCGCGGTCGTCGCCCGCGTGGCCGCCGCCCGCGAGGCACTCGGCCCGGACCGCGACGTCGCCGTCGACTTCCACGGCCGCTTCACCGCCGCGGG from Streptomyces sp. NBC_00258 includes:
- the dgoD gene encoding galactonate dehydratase produces the protein MKITRIETFLVPPRWLFCRVETDEGVVGWGEPVVEGRAEVVRAAVDVLAEYLVGQDPLRIQDHWQVLTKGGFYRGGPVLSSAVAGLDQALWDIAGKVYGAPVHALLGGPVRDRVRVYAWVGGDEPAELTEQIAAQVEAGFTAVKMNAAGATSPVPTAAETAAVVARVAAAREALGPDRDVAVDFHGRFTAAGARRVLAELAPLHPLFIEEPVVPEHGHLLAGLVAASSVPLATGERLYGRAEFLPALAAGIAVAQPDLSHAGGISEVHRIASLAETYGAQLAPHCPLGPIALAASLQVAFATPNFLIQEQSRGIHYNKDADLLSYLVDTEPFRFVDGHASRRDAPGLGITIDETAVRAADRNGHAWRNPVWRHPDGSFAEW